The following are from one region of the Bacteroidota bacterium genome:
- a CDS encoding tail fiber domain-containing protein has product MKKLFLSACVLAFAYTQVNAQGNWLTAGNTLGGTEKLGSLNSKPLKLITANKTRMTIMGNGKVGIGVAAPKSSLELLGGKLAADTFPAFSATVGFVGTKDVQAIYAYSEPAAGYGIGMNAVGGWIGAYGTGGSYGVVGLSSVSGVGGFAIAADTTNANNPVVTGVFGESTRGHFSIGVEGHAELGWRNYGVYGSTDTPPDTAGLDYAGIMNGDMFAVRYYQASDARVKQNITPYTSALNQLAAIKPSSYEYRHDVPLSAPMGRHIGLIAENVAQTFPELVKSVAIPPKVDRKGNVIREAYEFDAVNYIGLIPVLVSAVNQQQEAIIAKDMALEEMKAKIALMEKSIAQLVQQNSLRNGVAGASLVTVSPNPAKTNINFVMQSDVANATLTIISAEGKVVYSQQINNRAMNVSTDGLADGTYIYSVTSGTTIIANGTVLVTK; this is encoded by the coding sequence ATGAAAAAATTATTTCTAAGCGCTTGCGTATTAGCCTTTGCTTATACACAAGTAAATGCGCAAGGTAATTGGCTAACTGCCGGTAATACACTTGGCGGTACCGAAAAATTGGGTAGCCTGAATTCTAAGCCTTTAAAATTAATTACTGCCAACAAAACCCGAATGACTATAATGGGCAATGGCAAGGTAGGAATTGGTGTGGCTGCGCCAAAGTCATCTCTTGAATTATTGGGAGGAAAGCTTGCTGCTGATACCTTTCCTGCATTTAGCGCTACTGTTGGATTTGTAGGAACTAAAGATGTTCAAGCTATTTACGCTTATTCAGAACCTGCAGCGGGCTACGGAATTGGTATGAATGCTGTTGGTGGATGGATAGGTGCCTACGGAACAGGCGGTTCTTATGGGGTTGTAGGGTTAAGTTCTGTATCGGGAGTAGGTGGCTTCGCCATAGCAGCTGATACAACCAATGCTAACAATCCTGTTGTAACCGGTGTGTTTGGCGAGTCTACACGTGGTCACTTTTCAATTGGAGTTGAAGGTCACGCAGAGCTTGGCTGGAGAAATTATGGTGTTTATGGATCAACCGATACACCTCCTGATACTGCAGGCTTGGATTATGCAGGAATAATGAATGGAGATATGTTTGCTGTACGTTATTATCAAGCTTCGGATGCACGAGTTAAGCAAAACATTACTCCTTATACAAGTGCTTTAAATCAATTGGCAGCTATTAAGCCATCGTCTTATGAGTATCGTCATGATGTGCCACTAAGTGCTCCAATGGGCCGTCACATTGGTTTGATTGCTGAAAATGTTGCGCAAACTTTTCCTGAGCTTGTAAAGTCTGTGGCCATTCCTCCTAAGGTTGACCGCAAGGGTAACGTGATTCGCGAAGCGTACGAGTTTGATGCTGTAAATTATATTGGGTTAATTCCAGTATTGGTTAGCGCTGTTAATCAACAACAAGAAGCAATCATAGCGAAAGATATGGCTCTTGAAGAAATGAAGGCAAAAATTGCTTTGATGGAAAAATCGATAGCGCAGCTTGTTCAGCAAAATAGCTTACGCAATGGAGTAGCAGGAGCGTCATTGGTAACTGTAAGCCCAAATCCTGCAAAAACTAATATCAATTTTGTAATGCAGTCTGATGTAGCAAATGCCACCCTTACTATTATCAGCGCTGAAGGCAAGGTAGTTTATTCTCAACAAATAAACAACCGCGCCATGAACGTAAGTACAGATGGTCTTGCCGATGGAACGTATATATACAGCGTTACATCTGGAACAACTATCATAGCCAATGGTACTGTATTAGTAACTAAGTAA
- a CDS encoding T9SS type A sorting domain-containing protein, whose translation MGKNSFDILDFNNQTGIASNHIILQAPDMEYTYGAEFSPSGKYLYGTRMNPPSKLFQFDLSAGSQVAILNSRTTLDSNLNSYYYSALQIAPDFKIYAAHRDNNTLGVIDQPDSAALNCSYIDNAVYFSGNICASGLPNFVPDYVFPITATIPTANLQSSDTIFCEKQSINFFDLSTNNPTSWQWYFTGAQPNSSTLQNPNGIYYPNYGQFDVSLKVCNVGGCDSLFFPNFIAELQSPPAPIVTVNGSIMCSSPAYSYAWYETSSLSTILSTTQCFQPLIPGDYFVIIADSNGCSTPSATVIITSIKEHETNPCKLWLSGTKLNLQSNCITDPESFLQVYDAQGKEVFKSQLSSSSVDLPLTNSGIYFYRLVSRGLESQGKFSFLK comes from the coding sequence GTGGGCAAAAACTCGTTTGATATTTTAGACTTTAATAATCAAACAGGTATTGCAAGCAATCACATCATATTGCAAGCTCCCGACATGGAATACACTTATGGTGCAGAGTTTTCGCCCAGTGGAAAGTATTTATATGGCACCAGAATGAATCCTCCATCAAAATTATTTCAATTTGACTTAAGTGCCGGCTCACAAGTTGCAATATTGAATAGTAGAACTACCTTGGATTCCAATCTCAATTCTTATTATTATTCTGCCTTACAAATTGCCCCTGATTTTAAAATTTATGCTGCCCACCGCGATAACAATACCCTTGGAGTAATAGACCAACCCGATTCTGCTGCGTTGAATTGCAGCTATATTGACAATGCCGTTTATTTTTCAGGAAATATTTGCGCATCCGGTTTGCCCAATTTTGTGCCAGATTATGTTTTCCCAATTACGGCTACAATTCCAACGGCAAATCTGCAATCATCCGACACCATCTTCTGTGAAAAGCAATCCATCAACTTTTTTGATTTGTCAACTAATAATCCTACTTCATGGCAATGGTATTTTACTGGTGCACAACCTAATTCTTCTACGTTGCAAAATCCTAATGGAATATATTATCCAAACTATGGACAGTTTGATGTAAGCCTCAAAGTATGTAATGTTGGCGGTTGCGACAGTTTGTTTTTCCCAAATTTTATTGCTGAATTACAAAGCCCACCAGCGCCAATTGTAACTGTTAATGGCAGCATAATGTGCTCATCGCCTGCATATTCTTACGCATGGTACGAGACTTCTAGCTTATCTACCATTTTATCAACTACCCAATGTTTTCAACCACTAATACCGGGAGATTATTTTGTAATTATTGCAGATAGTAACGGTTGCAGTACACCTTCGGCTACCGTGATTATCACATCAATAAAAGAACATGAAACCAACCCTTGCAAACTATGGCTTAGTGGCACTAAATTAAATTTACAAAGTAATTGCATCACTGACCCTGAATCTTTTTTACAGGTATATGATGCACAAGGCAAAGAAGTTTTCAAATCGCAACTTTCATCATCGAGTGTTGACCTGCCCCTAACCAACAGTGGAATTTATTTTTATCGTTTGGTATCGCGCGGATTAGAATCGCAAGGGAAGTTTTCGTTTCTGAAGTAA